In Dolichospermum flos-aquae CCAP 1403/13F, the following proteins share a genomic window:
- a CDS encoding nucleotidyltransferase family protein, whose amino-acid sequence MNREYLINFLKKNLTTIKSYGVISLALFGSYARDEAKNTSDLDLLVEFQGKVTFDQYMDLKFFLEDNLSLSVDLVTKKMLKPQIISSVEKDAIYVA is encoded by the coding sequence ATGAATAGAGAATATCTAATCAACTTCCTGAAAAAAAACTTAACCACGATTAAAAGTTATGGTGTGATATCCTTAGCTTTATTTGGTTCTTATGCAAGAGATGAAGCAAAAAATACTAGCGATCTTGATTTATTGGTAGAATTTCAAGGAAAAGTTACCTTTGATCAATATATGGACTTAAAATTCTTCTTAGAAGATAATTTATCTTTATCTGTTGATTTAGTAACTAAAAAAATGTTGAAACCTCAAATTATTAGTTCTGTAGAAAAAGACGCTATTTATGTCGCGTAG
- a CDS encoding NAD-dependent epimerase/dehydratase family protein: MKVLVIGGDGYCGWATALYLSNRGYEVGILDSLVRRHWDNELGVETLTPIAPIQQRLQRWQDLTSKSIDLFIGDITNYEFLHKALHEFQPTAIVHFGEQRSAPFSMIDREHAVLTQVNNVVGTLNLLYIMREDFPDCHLVKLGTMGEYGTPNIDIEEGYITIEHNGRKDTLPYPKQPGSMYHLSKVHDSHNIHFACRVWGLRATDLNQGIVYGVLTDETGMDELLINRLDYDGVFGTALNRFCIQATVGHPLTVYGKGGQTRGFLDIRDTVRCIELAIANPAEPGEFRVFNQFTELFSVGDLAMMVKKAGNALGLNVDINHIDNPRVEKEEHYFNAKNTKLLDLGLQPHLLSDSLLDSLLNFAVKYQHRVDHQQILPKVSWHRK; this comes from the coding sequence ATGAAAGTCCTGGTAATTGGTGGTGATGGGTATTGCGGTTGGGCAACCGCGCTTTACCTTTCTAATCGAGGTTATGAAGTTGGAATTTTAGATAGTTTGGTGCGGCGACATTGGGATAATGAATTGGGTGTAGAAACTCTTACCCCAATCGCACCAATTCAGCAACGTCTCCAGCGGTGGCAGGATTTGACTAGCAAGTCTATTGATCTGTTTATCGGCGATATTACTAATTACGAGTTTCTGCACAAAGCCTTACACGAATTTCAACCAACTGCGATCGTGCATTTTGGTGAACAGCGTTCAGCGCCATTTTCCATGATTGACCGTGAACACGCTGTTCTTACCCAAGTCAATAATGTGGTTGGCACGTTGAACTTGCTGTATATCATGCGGGAGGATTTTCCAGATTGCCATTTGGTGAAATTGGGAACAATGGGTGAGTATGGAACTCCCAACATTGACATTGAAGAAGGATACATCACGATTGAACACAACGGACGCAAGGATACTTTGCCCTATCCTAAGCAGCCTGGTTCTATGTATCACTTGAGCAAAGTCCATGATAGCCATAATATCCACTTTGCTTGTCGGGTTTGGGGTTTAAGGGCTACAGACTTAAATCAAGGGATAGTTTACGGTGTCTTAACCGACGAAACGGGGATGGACGAACTGTTAATTAACCGCCTGGATTATGATGGCGTATTTGGTACAGCACTGAATCGCTTCTGTATTCAAGCAACTGTAGGACATCCCCTCACCGTCTACGGTAAAGGTGGACAAACTCGTGGCTTCTTGGATATTCGGGATACGGTGCGATGTATTGAGTTAGCGATCGCTAATCCTGCCGAACCAGGAGAATTCCGTGTGTTTAACCAATTTACCGAACTATTTAGCGTCGGTGACTTGGCGATGATGGTGAAAAAAGCCGGCAACGCTTTGGGACTAAATGTGGATATTAACCACATAGACAACCCCAGAGTGGAGAAGGAAGAACACTATTTCAACGCCAAAAACACCAAACTCTTGGATTTGGGTTTACAACCGCATCTTCTCTCGGATTCTCTACTTGATTCGCTATTAAACTTTGCTGTCAAGTATCAGCACCGAGTTGATCACCAACAAATTCTTCCCAAAGTCTCTTGGCATAGAAAATAG
- a CDS encoding glycosyltransferase family 4 protein yields MRIALFTETFLPKVDGIVTRLRHTVDHLQRHGNQVLVFAPEGGITEHKGAKVYGVSGFPLPLYPELKMALPRPAIGHALEEFKPDIIHVVNPAVLGLSGIFYSKVLKIPLVASYHTHLPQYLQHYGLGMLEGLLWELLKAGHNQAELNLCTSTAMVKELSAHGIERCDLWQRGVDTELFHPDLVSAEMRSRLSQNHPDSPLLLYVGRLSAEKEIERIKPILEAIPDARLALVGDGPHRQTLEKHFAGTNTYFVGYLMGKELGSAFASADAFIFPSRTETLGLVLLEAMAAGCPVVAARSGGIPDIVTDGVNGYLFDPQADIQEAINATIRLLKQREEITIIRTNARAEAEKWGWTSATQQLEDYYQKIILNSHRSQESGVRSQKRE; encoded by the coding sequence ATGAGAATTGCTCTATTTACAGAAACCTTCTTACCTAAAGTTGATGGCATCGTGACCCGCTTGCGCCATACTGTTGACCATTTACAACGTCATGGCAATCAAGTTTTGGTATTTGCCCCTGAAGGTGGTATCACTGAACATAAAGGTGCGAAAGTTTACGGAGTTAGTGGCTTTCCCTTACCTCTCTATCCAGAGTTGAAAATGGCACTGCCTCGCCCGGCAATTGGTCATGCTTTGGAAGAGTTTAAACCAGATATTATTCATGTTGTTAATCCCGCAGTTCTCGGATTATCAGGGATTTTCTATAGTAAAGTTCTGAAAATTCCTTTGGTGGCTTCTTATCATACCCACTTGCCCCAATACCTGCAACATTACGGTTTAGGGATGTTAGAAGGGTTACTATGGGAGTTGCTTAAAGCTGGTCATAATCAGGCTGAGTTAAATTTGTGTACCTCTACGGCAATGGTAAAGGAACTTTCAGCCCATGGAATTGAAAGATGTGATTTATGGCAACGGGGGGTAGATACAGAATTATTTCATCCTGATTTAGTCAGTGCGGAAATGCGATCGCGCTTATCCCAAAATCATCCAGATAGCCCCTTGTTACTGTACGTTGGTCGTCTTTCTGCTGAGAAGGAAATCGAACGTATTAAACCCATTCTAGAAGCCATTCCTGATGCCAGATTAGCATTAGTCGGCGATGGACCCCACCGACAAACTTTGGAAAAACACTTTGCCGGGACAAATACTTATTTTGTCGGTTATCTGATGGGTAAAGAATTAGGTTCGGCTTTTGCCAGTGCTGATGCCTTTATTTTTCCTTCCCGCACAGAAACACTGGGATTAGTTCTGCTAGAAGCCATGGCCGCAGGGTGTCCTGTGGTAGCAGCCCGTTCTGGAGGCATCCCTGATATTGTTACAGATGGAGTTAATGGATATCTTTTTGATCCGCAAGCCGATATTCAAGAAGCGATTAATGCTACAATCCGTCTGTTGAAACAACGGGAGGAAATCACTATTATCCGCACAAATGCCCGTGCAGAAGCAGAAAAATGGGGATGGACATCGGCTACACAACAACTTGAAGATTATTATCAAAAAATAATCTTAAATAGTCACAGGAGTCAGGAGTCAGGAGTCAGGAGTCAGAAGCGAGAATAA
- a CDS encoding DUF7219 family protein → MSKEDFLYPRGRYYGHVKPENLVFNANLQEFAQKVSYICNLETGGKISPDEAYYQIKLLWKQLKHSKKELKIGEQPFQSNGSEEGTDY, encoded by the coding sequence ATGAGTAAAGAAGATTTTCTCTATCCCCGTGGTCGCTATTATGGTCATGTAAAACCAGAAAACTTGGTATTCAATGCGAACTTACAGGAATTTGCCCAGAAAGTCAGTTATATCTGCAATTTAGAAACAGGTGGCAAGATCTCACCAGATGAGGCTTATTATCAAATTAAGTTACTTTGGAAGCAATTAAAGCACTCAAAGAAAGAACTGAAAATCGGTGAACAACCTTTTCAAAGTAACGGTTCTGAAGAAGGAACTGACTACTGA